The Peptostreptococcaceae bacterium genome has a window encoding:
- the nusA gene encoding transcription termination/antitermination protein NusA, with product MKNDLIEAIKQIEKDKGIDQQILLDAIEVALITAYKKYFGPSQNVRVVINDETGNVMVYSQISVVEKVEDPGSEIKLEEAKKINDAFEIGDVVEKEVTPKDFGRIAAQTAKQVVVQRIREAERNVIFNEFVNRESEIVTGVVQRFSRGVTFINLGKIEALLLQSEQIQREEYNQGDRIKTYITEVKNTTKGPQVLVSRTHPGLVKRLFELEVPEIHDGIVEVKSISREAGSRTKIAVYSSDENVDPVGACVGQRGARVQNIVNELNGEKIDIIKWSDDPREFIANALSPSKVTKVDVGESERSATVVVPDYQLSLAIGKEGQNARLAAKLTGWKIDIKSESQYGDINKNDIIAAKNDESFELNDSKEGIVSSNLDKE from the coding sequence ATGAAAAATGATTTGATTGAAGCAATTAAGCAAATAGAAAAGGACAAGGGTATTGATCAGCAGATTTTGCTTGACGCAATTGAAGTTGCGTTAATCACGGCATACAAAAAATATTTTGGTCCTTCGCAAAATGTTAGAGTAGTCATTAATGATGAAACCGGAAATGTCATGGTGTATTCGCAAATTTCCGTAGTCGAAAAGGTTGAAGACCCCGGTTCTGAAATTAAATTAGAAGAAGCAAAAAAAATAAATGATGCATTTGAAATAGGCGATGTCGTCGAAAAAGAAGTCACCCCTAAAGATTTCGGCAGAATCGCAGCTCAAACAGCAAAACAAGTCGTCGTTCAACGAATACGAGAGGCCGAACGCAATGTCATATTCAATGAATTCGTAAATCGCGAATCGGAGATTGTAACAGGCGTAGTACAGCGTTTCAGTAGAGGAGTCACATTCATTAATCTTGGCAAAATAGAAGCTCTTCTCCTCCAAAGTGAGCAAATCCAAAGGGAAGAATATAATCAAGGAGATAGAATAAAGACATATATAACCGAGGTTAAGAATACGACCAAGGGTCCACAGGTTCTTGTTTCTCGGACTCATCCGGGTTTGGTGAAAAGACTTTTCGAATTGGAAGTACCCGAAATTCATGATGGAATTGTAGAAGTCAAAAGTATTTCAAGAGAAGCTGGTTCAAGAACAAAAATTGCTGTGTATTCTTCTGATGAAAATGTCGATCCGGTCGGTGCATGTGTTGGTCAAAGGGGAGCTAGAGTTCAAAATATCGTTAATGAACTGAATGGAGAAAAAATTGATATCATTAAGTGGAGCGATGATCCGAGAGAATTCATTGCAAATGCACTAAGCCCTTCTAAGGTAACCAAAGTCGATGTTGGAGAATCTGAAAGGTCTGCCACAGTTGTGGTTCCCGATTACCAACTTTCACTGGCAATTGGAAAAGAGGGACAAAATGCAAGGCTTGCTGCAAAACTAACAGGATGGAAAATTGACATAAAGAGCGAATCGCAATATGGAGATATAAATAAAAATGACATCATTGCTGCTAAGAATGATGAATCCTTTGAACTTAATGATTCAAAGGAAGGAATTGTTTCCAGTAATTTGGATAAGGAATAA
- the infB gene encoding translation initiation factor IF-2 — translation MSKIRVYQLAKELEIGNKELIEELHGLGIDATNHMSSLSSEEATMVVELLSSETASNTKKTVEIDNRDNIDMKKVKVGNTIIVSALSEILEEQPNNLIVNLMSKGIMASINQEVPFETAALIAKNDYGILLEKEDEEEEEEFFIDQGEDNPDDYEKRSPVVTVMGHVDHGKTSLLDAIRKTKVTDGEAGGITQHIGASEVYINNQKIVFLDTPGHEAFTSLRARGAKITDIAVLVVAADDGVMPQTMEAINHAKAADVPIIVAINKIDKDNANPDKVKKELADNNLLIEEWGGSTICVEVSAIKGTGIDELLEMIVLVADMQELKANPKRVASGVIIEARLDKGRGPVATVLIQNGTLKVSDALVAGACHGKIRAMVNDKGNRIKKAKPATAVEIIGLSDVPTAGEKFYVVEDDKKARNIADERRMVLREANLRSVQNVTLENLFEKIQEGNVKELNIIVKADAQGSVEAIRQSLGKIESDEVNVNMIHGAVGTINESDILLASASSAIIIGFNVRPAPSVAAIAKNEGIEIKTYRIIYEALEDIESAIKGMLDPIYKEEVIGNAEVRLTFKVPNIGFIAGSYVTNGRIARNAKARIVRDGIIIHEGEISSLRRFKDDAKEVQTGFECGIGIKNFNDIKVGDTIEAFQIVEVKRD, via the coding sequence TTGTCGAAAATACGAGTATACCAGCTTGCAAAAGAACTGGAAATCGGCAACAAAGAATTGATAGAAGAGCTACATGGATTGGGAATCGATGCAACTAATCACATGAGTTCATTGAGTAGCGAAGAAGCAACCATGGTAGTAGAACTGCTTTCTTCGGAAACAGCTTCAAATACCAAAAAAACGGTAGAAATCGATAACCGCGACAATATCGATATGAAAAAAGTGAAGGTCGGAAATACAATAATCGTAAGTGCATTGTCGGAAATACTTGAAGAGCAGCCCAATAATCTGATAGTCAATTTGATGTCTAAAGGAATAATGGCTTCCATCAATCAAGAAGTGCCGTTTGAAACTGCGGCTTTAATTGCCAAAAATGACTATGGAATCCTTCTTGAAAAAGAAGACGAAGAAGAAGAAGAAGAGTTCTTCATTGATCAGGGCGAAGATAACCCAGATGATTATGAAAAACGCTCGCCTGTTGTAACTGTAATGGGGCATGTAGACCATGGTAAAACTTCTTTATTGGATGCAATTAGAAAAACCAAGGTGACTGATGGCGAGGCAGGCGGAATAACGCAACACATCGGTGCTTCTGAAGTATACATTAATAATCAAAAAATTGTTTTTCTTGATACACCAGGACATGAAGCATTTACATCACTAAGGGCAAGAGGTGCAAAGATAACCGATATTGCTGTGCTTGTAGTAGCTGCCGACGATGGAGTGATGCCTCAGACAATGGAAGCTATAAATCATGCAAAAGCTGCTGATGTTCCAATAATTGTTGCGATAAACAAAATAGACAAAGATAATGCAAACCCCGATAAAGTTAAAAAAGAGCTTGCGGACAATAATCTGCTTATTGAAGAATGGGGCGGCAGTACAATATGCGTTGAAGTTTCAGCAATCAAAGGAACTGGCATTGATGAATTACTTGAGATGATTGTTTTGGTTGCTGATATGCAAGAACTTAAGGCAAATCCAAAAAGAGTCGCTTCCGGAGTTATAATAGAAGCGCGTCTTGACAAGGGACGAGGTCCGGTAGCTACCGTACTTATCCAAAACGGTACGCTAAAGGTATCGGACGCATTGGTAGCAGGTGCTTGCCACGGAAAAATACGAGCTATGGTAAATGACAAAGGAAATCGTATCAAAAAAGCAAAACCTGCAACTGCGGTAGAAATCATTGGTTTGTCTGATGTACCCACAGCTGGCGAAAAATTCTATGTAGTTGAAGATGATAAAAAAGCAAGGAATATTGCCGATGAAAGACGTATGGTTCTAAGAGAAGCCAATTTGAGAAGTGTGCAAAATGTAACATTGGAAAACCTTTTCGAAAAAATACAAGAAGGCAATGTTAAGGAATTAAATATAATCGTTAAAGCAGATGCGCAGGGATCGGTAGAAGCAATTAGACAATCACTAGGGAAAATCGAATCTGACGAAGTGAATGTAAATATGATTCATGGCGCTGTCGGTACAATAAACGAGTCCGATATACTATTGGCTTCGGCATCAAGTGCTATAATAATTGGATTCAATGTAAGGCCTGCTCCATCGGTGGCAGCAATAGCCAAAAATGAAGGTATTGAAATTAAAACTTACAGAATTATTTATGAAGCCCTTGAGGATATTGAATCTGCTATCAAAGGAATGCTCGATCCTATTTATAAAGAAGAGGTTATTGGAAATGCAGAAGTTAGATTGACATTCAAAGTTCCTAATATTGGATTTATCGCTGGCTCATATGTAACAAATGGGAGAATCGCGAGAAATGCTAAAGCTAGAATTGTAAGAGATGGAATCATCATACATGAAGGCGAAATCAGTTCTCTCAGAAGGTTCAAGGATGATGCCAAAGAAGTGCAAACAGGATTTGAATGCGGTATTGGTATTAAGAATTTTAATGACATAAAAGTTGGCGACACAATAGAAGCATTTCAAATTGTAGAGGTAAAGAGAGATTAG
- a CDS encoding ribosomal L7Ae/L30e/S12e/Gadd45 family protein: MSENNQENENQQKILTYIRLARKSGDLIAGFDACVNESKKGNLRLIIAAKDISQGSLRNLKNKCNKKSTIIIFEHSSILNKETGLSNKKVFGIRNENLAYAIKKYYELYRKS, from the coding sequence ATGTCAGAGAATAATCAAGAAAATGAAAACCAACAAAAAATTCTCACTTATATCCGTCTCGCAAGAAAATCCGGAGATTTGATTGCCGGTTTTGATGCCTGCGTAAATGAAAGCAAAAAAGGAAATTTAAGATTAATAATAGCAGCAAAAGATATTTCTCAAGGATCATTACGAAACTTGAAAAACAAATGCAATAAAAAATCAACTATAATTATTTTTGAACACAGCTCTATTTTAAATAAAGAAACCGGGCTGTCAAATAAAAAGGTGTTTGGTATCCGCAATGAAAATCTTGCTTATGCCATAAAAAAGTACTATGAATTGTACAGGAAGAGTTAA
- a CDS encoding YlxR family protein codes for MKKKRLPLRKCIGCGQQFGKKEMIRIVKNKENNIEVDFAGKAHGRGAYVCPNEECIEKLRKSKALNRAFSMEVKNEIYDIIIDEIRKNVRE; via the coding sequence ATGAAAAAAAAGAGGTTACCATTAAGAAAATGCATAGGATGCGGCCAGCAATTCGGCAAAAAAGAAATGATAAGGATTGTAAAGAACAAAGAAAATAATATAGAGGTTGATTTTGCAGGAAAAGCACATGGAAGAGGGGCTTATGTTTGTCCCAATGAGGAATGTATAGAAAAACTAAGAAAAAGCAAGGCGCTTAATAGAGCTTTCTCCATGGAAGTTAAAAACGAAATATATGATATAATAATTGATGAGATTAGAAAAAATGTCAGAGAATAA
- the rbfA gene encoding 30S ribosome-binding factor RbfA, with translation MKVKRTQRVSEEIKKIVAGLLLNGIKDPGIPKLTSVTHVETTGDYRFVFIYISAYDSNRSDTEIVNSLNKAKGFFRREIGKELKLRYTPEPIFKEDSSIKNGIRMSQIIDGLGKG, from the coding sequence ATGAAGGTTAAAAGAACACAGAGAGTTTCAGAAGAAATAAAAAAAATAGTTGCGGGTCTTTTGCTTAACGGAATAAAAGACCCGGGAATACCAAAACTAACAAGCGTAACACATGTTGAAACTACTGGGGATTACCGGTTTGTTTTCATATATATAAGCGCTTATGACAGTAACCGTTCCGATACTGAAATTGTTAACTCATTGAACAAGGCAAAGGGTTTCTTCCGTAGGGAAATAGGAAAAGAACTTAAGTTAAGATATACTCCTGAACCCATTTTCAAGGAAGACAGTTCCATAAAGAACGGTATAAGGATGAGCCAGATTATAGATGGACTAGGAAAGGGCTAA
- a CDS encoding ribosome maturation factor RimP yields the protein MARKKVSELTKEILLPFIKQNDYELVGIEFVKEGKERYLRVYIDKPSGIDMSDCQIVSEYLSSHLDKTDPIEENYFLEVSSPGVERVLKSDHEFIKYSGEIVEIKLFQPINGKKLLKGELLGLENNELEVNVEGTKLSIPKDKIAKVKKVFEF from the coding sequence ATGGCAAGGAAAAAAGTAAGCGAGTTAACAAAAGAAATTTTGTTGCCTTTTATTAAGCAAAACGATTACGAATTGGTTGGAATTGAGTTTGTAAAAGAAGGAAAGGAACGTTATCTAAGAGTATATATAGATAAGCCTTCCGGTATCGACATGAGTGACTGCCAGATAGTAAGCGAATACCTTAGTAGTCATCTTGATAAAACCGACCCAATTGAAGAGAATTATTTTCTTGAAGTTTCTTCTCCGGGAGTTGAAAGAGTTTTAAAAAGCGATCATGAATTTATCAAATATTCCGGTGAAATTGTGGAAATAAAACTATTCCAGCCAATAAACGGCAAAAAGCTTTTAAAAGGTGAGTTGTTGGGATTGGAAAACAATGAATTGGAAGTAAATGTGGAGGGAACCAAGTTGTCCATCCCAAAAGATAAAATCGCTAAAGTCAAGAAAGTATTTGAATTCTGA
- a CDS encoding bifunctional oligoribonuclease/PAP phosphatase NrnA, protein MFTDIVKRIQKAEKILIIPHIMPDGDTIGSSIALKLALQNMGKIACVHNIDPLPDDISFIGTECLSDATDFVASADLAISVDASDKNRLSIPFETISGLDLINIDHHRTNDNYGILNIVIPDAAATGEIIYRLIQSMGIEITNEMAESLYIAIATDTGRFLYSNTSSETMKIVADLLQKGIDIDNLNIQLYQNQSFDKVMFEAEALLSMKLYYANHVSMICINKSLFEKNGVNHTASDGIVERARNISGVDISLLLKEVGDTVKVSMRSKGNFDVSKIAEVFGGGGHINAAGFVSKFPMEKTSRLLIEEVGTQNGF, encoded by the coding sequence ATGTTTACTGATATAGTCAAGCGAATACAAAAAGCTGAAAAAATTCTTATTATTCCACATATAATGCCTGACGGGGATACGATAGGTTCATCAATTGCTTTAAAATTAGCGCTTCAAAACATGGGTAAAATTGCTTGCGTTCATAACATCGATCCGTTGCCTGACGACATTTCGTTCATCGGAACGGAATGTCTTTCAGATGCAACGGATTTTGTTGCATCTGCAGATTTGGCTATATCGGTAGATGCAAGTGACAAGAATCGCCTTTCCATTCCATTTGAAACAATAAGCGGATTGGATCTTATTAACATCGATCACCACAGAACAAATGATAATTATGGAATTCTTAATATTGTAATTCCCGATGCAGCCGCTACGGGAGAAATAATCTATCGATTGATTCAATCCATGGGAATCGAAATAACTAACGAAATGGCAGAAAGTCTTTATATAGCGATTGCAACCGATACAGGACGTTTTTTATATAGCAATACTAGTTCCGAAACAATGAAAATCGTAGCCGATCTTCTCCAAAAAGGTATAGATATAGACAATTTAAATATCCAGCTTTATCAAAATCAATCTTTCGACAAGGTCATGTTTGAAGCCGAGGCACTCCTTTCTATGAAATTGTATTATGCAAATCATGTTTCGATGATTTGCATCAATAAATCGCTTTTTGAAAAGAACGGAGTAAATCATACAGCTTCTGATGGAATAGTTGAACGAGCAAGAAATATAAGCGGAGTAGACATCTCCTTATTACTAAAAGAAGTTGGGGATACTGTCAAAGTCAGCATGCGCTCAAAAGGAAATTTTGATGTTTCAAAAATCGCTGAAGTATTCGGCGGAGGAGGACACATTAACGCTGCGGGCTTCGTTTCGAAATTCCCTATGGAAAAAACCAGTAGATTGCTAATCGAAGAGGTAGGAACTCAAAATGGCTTCTAA